Proteins encoded together in one Urocitellus parryii isolate mUroPar1 chromosome 3, mUroPar1.hap1, whole genome shotgun sequence window:
- the Hus1 gene encoding checkpoint protein HUS1 isoform X2 has product MKFRAKIVDAACLNQFTRVSNMIAKLSKTCTLRISPNKLNFILSDKLASGGVSMWCELEQENFFSEFQMEGVSAENNEIYLELTSENLSRALKTTQNARSLKIKLTNKHFPCLTISVELLSVSSSSRIVTHDIPITIIPRRLWKDLQEPSVPDSDVSIYLPVLKTMRSVVEKMKNISNHLIIEANLNGDLNLKIETELVCITTHFKDLGNPSLASENTSQNRNPEEMAEVQIDIKKLLQFLAGQQVLYI; this is encoded by the exons ATGAAGTTTCGTGCCAAAATCGTGGACGCTGCCTGCCTGAATCAGTTCACGC GAGTCAGTAACATGATAGCCAAGCTTTCGAAAACCTGCACCCTCCGAATCAGCCCCAATAAGCTGAACTTCATCCTTTCTGATAAACTGGCCAGTGGAGGGGTGAGCATGTGGTGTGAGCTGGAGCAG gaGAACTTTTTCAGCGAATTTCAAATGGAGGGTGTTTCGGCAGAAAACAATGAGATTTATTTAGAGCTAACATCGGAAAACTTATCTCGAGCTTTGAAAACTACCCAGAATGCCAGATCCTTGAAAATCAAGCTGACTAATAAACACTTTCCCTGCCTCACAATCTCTGTAGAGCTG TTATCTGTGTCAAGCAGTAGTCGCATTGTGACCCATGACATCCCCATAACGATTATTCCTAGAAGATTGTGGAAGGACTTACAAGAACCCTCAGTCCCAGATTCTGAT GTGAGTATTTATTTACCAGTCTTGAAGACTATGAGGAGTGttgtagaaaaaatgaaaaacatcagCAATCATCTT ATTATTGAAGCAAACCTAAATGGAGATTTGAACTTGAAGATAGAAACTGAATTAGTATGTATTACAACTCATTTTAAAGATCTTGGAAATCCTTCATTAG CCTCTGAAAATACTTCTCAGAACAGAAACCCAGAAGAGATGGCTGAGGTGCAAATAGATATCAAGAAGCTCCTCCAATTTCTTGCTGGACAGCAG GTCCTGTACATATAG
- the Hus1 gene encoding checkpoint protein HUS1 isoform X1 — MKFRAKIVDAACLNQFTRVSNMIAKLSKTCTLRISPNKLNFILSDKLASGGVSMWCELEQENFFSEFQMEGVSAENNEIYLELTSENLSRALKTTQNARSLKIKLTNKHFPCLTISVELLSVSSSSRIVTHDIPITIIPRRLWKDLQEPSVPDSDVSIYLPVLKTMRSVVEKMKNISNHLIIEANLNGDLNLKIETELVCITTHFKDLGNPSLASENTSQNRNPEEMAEVQIDIKKLLQFLAGQQVNPTKAICNIVNNRIVHFDLLHEDVSLQYFIPALS; from the exons ATGAAGTTTCGTGCCAAAATCGTGGACGCTGCCTGCCTGAATCAGTTCACGC GAGTCAGTAACATGATAGCCAAGCTTTCGAAAACCTGCACCCTCCGAATCAGCCCCAATAAGCTGAACTTCATCCTTTCTGATAAACTGGCCAGTGGAGGGGTGAGCATGTGGTGTGAGCTGGAGCAG gaGAACTTTTTCAGCGAATTTCAAATGGAGGGTGTTTCGGCAGAAAACAATGAGATTTATTTAGAGCTAACATCGGAAAACTTATCTCGAGCTTTGAAAACTACCCAGAATGCCAGATCCTTGAAAATCAAGCTGACTAATAAACACTTTCCCTGCCTCACAATCTCTGTAGAGCTG TTATCTGTGTCAAGCAGTAGTCGCATTGTGACCCATGACATCCCCATAACGATTATTCCTAGAAGATTGTGGAAGGACTTACAAGAACCCTCAGTCCCAGATTCTGAT GTGAGTATTTATTTACCAGTCTTGAAGACTATGAGGAGTGttgtagaaaaaatgaaaaacatcagCAATCATCTT ATTATTGAAGCAAACCTAAATGGAGATTTGAACTTGAAGATAGAAACTGAATTAGTATGTATTACAACTCATTTTAAAGATCTTGGAAATCCTTCATTAG CCTCTGAAAATACTTCTCAGAACAGAAACCCAGAAGAGATGGCTGAGGTGCAAATAGATATCAAGAAGCTCCTCCAATTTCTTGCTGGACAGCAGGTGAATCCTACAAAGGCCATATGCA ATATTGTGAATAATAGGATTGTTCATTTTGATTTGCTTCATGAAGACGTCTCCCTACAGTATTTCATCCCAGCATTGTCCTAG